One window of Mauremys mutica isolate MM-2020 ecotype Southern chromosome 20, ASM2049712v1, whole genome shotgun sequence genomic DNA carries:
- the DCTN2 gene encoding dynactin subunit 2 isoform X3: protein MAEPKYAELPGIARNEPDVYETSDLPEDDQAEFDAEELTSTSVEHVIVNPNAAYDKFKDKRVGTKGLDFSDRISKAKRTGYESGEFEILGEGIGVKETPRQKYQRLLHEVHELSTEVEKIQSTAKESAAEEKLSPVALAKQVVALKQQLVSTHLEKLLGPDAAINLTDPDGALAKRLLIQLEAAKSARGTPGAGKSPSKAPAPAGNMVTYELHSRPEQDKFSQAAKLAELEKRLSELEGTVCCEQDSQNPLAVGLQGASLMETVEILQAKVSTLDVAVLDQVEARLQSVLGKVNEIAKHKVAVEDADTQSKVHQLYEVVQRWSPMATTLPALVQRLATVKQLHEQAMQFGQLLTHLDTTQQMIANALKDNATLLTQVQKTMKENLVAVEENFASMDGRVKQLSQ, encoded by the exons ATGGCCGAGCCCAAGTACGCGGAGCTGCCCGGCATC GCCAGGAACGAGCCAGATGTTTACGAGACTAGCGATCTCCCAGAAGACGACCAGGCGGAGTTCGATGCG GAGGAGCTGACGAGCACCAGCGTGGAGCACGTCATCGTCAATCCCAACGCCGCCTACGACAAGTTTAAGGACAAGAGAGTGGGCACCAAAGGGCTCG ACTTCTCGGATCGCATCAGCAAAGCCAAGCGGACGGGCTACGAGTCGGGGGAGTTTGAGATT CTAGGGGAAGGCATTGGTGTGAAAGAGACGCCCCGGCAGAAGTACCAGCGGCTGCTCCATGAGGTTCACGAGCTGAGCACAGAGGTGGAGAAGATACAG AGCACCGCGAAGGAGTCGGCGGCGGAGGAGAAGCTGAGCCCCGTGGCGCTTGCCAAGCAGGTGGTGGCGCTGAAGCAGCAGCTGGTCTCCACGCACTTGGAGAAACTCCTGGGGCCGGACGCAGCCATCAACCTGACGGACCCCGACGGAGCCCTCGCCAA GCGCCTGCTCATTCAGCTGGAAGCGGCTAAGAGCGCCAGGGGCACCCCCGGGGCAGGGAAGAGCCCCTCGAAGGCCCCTGCGCCCGCGGGGAATATGGTGACCTACGAGCTGCACTCGAGACCTGAACAAGACAAATTCTCTCAGGCTGCAAAG CTGGCGGAGCTGGAGAAGCGGCTGAGCGAGCTGGAAGGCACGGTGTGTTGCGAGCAGGACAGCCAG aaTCCCCTGGCggttgggctgcagggagccagcctCATG GAAACGGTGGAGATCCTGCAGGCCAAAGTCAGCACCTTGGACGTGGCTGTGCTGGACCAGGTGGAGGCGAGGCTGCAG AGCGTCCTGGGGAAGGTGAATGAAATCGCCAAGCACAAGGTGGCCGTGGAGGACGCAGACACCCAGAGCAAG GTGCATCAGCTCTATGAGGTTGTGCAGCGCTGGAGCCCCATGGCCACCACCCTGCCCGCGCTGGTGCAGAGACTGGCCACCGTCAAGCAGCTGCATGAGCAAG CCATGCAGTTTGGGCAGCTCCTGACCCACCTGGACACCACCCAGCAGATGATCGCCAACGCCCTGAAGGACAACGCCACGCTGCTGACACAG GTCCAGAAGACCATGAAGGAGAACCTGGTGGCCGTGGAGGAGAACTTCGCCAGCATGGACGGGCGGGTGAAGCAGCTGTCCCAGTGA
- the DCTN2 gene encoding dynactin subunit 2 isoform X2: MAEPKYAELPGIARNEPDVYETSDLPEDDQAEFDAELEELTSTSVEHVIVNPNAAYDKFKDKRVGTKGLDFSDRISKAKRTGYESGEFEILGEGIGVKETPRQKYQRLLHEVHELSTEVEKIQSTAKESAAEEKLSPVALAKQVVALKQQLVSTHLEKLLGPDAAINLTDPDGALAKRLLIQLEAAKSARGTPGAGKSPSKAPAPAGNMVTYELHSRPEQDKFSQAAKLAELEKRLSELEGTVCCEQDSQNPLAVGLQGASLMETVEILQAKVSTLDVAVLDQVEARLQSVLGKVNEIAKHKVAVEDADTQSKVHQLYEVVQRWSPMATTLPALVQRLATVKQLHEQAMQFGQLLTHLDTTQQMIANALKDNATLLTQVQKTMKENLVAVEENFASMDGRVKQLSQ; this comes from the exons ATGGCCGAGCCCAAGTACGCGGAGCTGCCCGGCATC GCCAGGAACGAGCCAGATGTTTACGAGACTAGCGATCTCCCAGAAGACGACCAGGCGGAGTTCGATGCG GAGCTG GAGGAGCTGACGAGCACCAGCGTGGAGCACGTCATCGTCAATCCCAACGCCGCCTACGACAAGTTTAAGGACAAGAGAGTGGGCACCAAAGGGCTCG ACTTCTCGGATCGCATCAGCAAAGCCAAGCGGACGGGCTACGAGTCGGGGGAGTTTGAGATT CTAGGGGAAGGCATTGGTGTGAAAGAGACGCCCCGGCAGAAGTACCAGCGGCTGCTCCATGAGGTTCACGAGCTGAGCACAGAGGTGGAGAAGATACAG AGCACCGCGAAGGAGTCGGCGGCGGAGGAGAAGCTGAGCCCCGTGGCGCTTGCCAAGCAGGTGGTGGCGCTGAAGCAGCAGCTGGTCTCCACGCACTTGGAGAAACTCCTGGGGCCGGACGCAGCCATCAACCTGACGGACCCCGACGGAGCCCTCGCCAA GCGCCTGCTCATTCAGCTGGAAGCGGCTAAGAGCGCCAGGGGCACCCCCGGGGCAGGGAAGAGCCCCTCGAAGGCCCCTGCGCCCGCGGGGAATATGGTGACCTACGAGCTGCACTCGAGACCTGAACAAGACAAATTCTCTCAGGCTGCAAAG CTGGCGGAGCTGGAGAAGCGGCTGAGCGAGCTGGAAGGCACGGTGTGTTGCGAGCAGGACAGCCAG aaTCCCCTGGCggttgggctgcagggagccagcctCATG GAAACGGTGGAGATCCTGCAGGCCAAAGTCAGCACCTTGGACGTGGCTGTGCTGGACCAGGTGGAGGCGAGGCTGCAG AGCGTCCTGGGGAAGGTGAATGAAATCGCCAAGCACAAGGTGGCCGTGGAGGACGCAGACACCCAGAGCAAG GTGCATCAGCTCTATGAGGTTGTGCAGCGCTGGAGCCCCATGGCCACCACCCTGCCCGCGCTGGTGCAGAGACTGGCCACCGTCAAGCAGCTGCATGAGCAAG CCATGCAGTTTGGGCAGCTCCTGACCCACCTGGACACCACCCAGCAGATGATCGCCAACGCCCTGAAGGACAACGCCACGCTGCTGACACAG GTCCAGAAGACCATGAAGGAGAACCTGGTGGCCGTGGAGGAGAACTTCGCCAGCATGGACGGGCGGGTGAAGCAGCTGTCCCAGTGA
- the DCTN2 gene encoding dynactin subunit 2 isoform X1, whose translation MAEPKYAELPGIARNEPDVYETSDLPEDDQAEFDAFAQELEELTSTSVEHVIVNPNAAYDKFKDKRVGTKGLDFSDRISKAKRTGYESGEFEILGEGIGVKETPRQKYQRLLHEVHELSTEVEKIQSTAKESAAEEKLSPVALAKQVVALKQQLVSTHLEKLLGPDAAINLTDPDGALAKRLLIQLEAAKSARGTPGAGKSPSKAPAPAGNMVTYELHSRPEQDKFSQAAKLAELEKRLSELEGTVCCEQDSQNPLAVGLQGASLMETVEILQAKVSTLDVAVLDQVEARLQSVLGKVNEIAKHKVAVEDADTQSKVHQLYEVVQRWSPMATTLPALVQRLATVKQLHEQAMQFGQLLTHLDTTQQMIANALKDNATLLTQVQKTMKENLVAVEENFASMDGRVKQLSQ comes from the exons ATGGCCGAGCCCAAGTACGCGGAGCTGCCCGGCATC GCCAGGAACGAGCCAGATGTTTACGAGACTAGCGATCTCCCAGAAGACGACCAGGCGGAGTTCGATGCG TTTGCACAA GAGCTG GAGGAGCTGACGAGCACCAGCGTGGAGCACGTCATCGTCAATCCCAACGCCGCCTACGACAAGTTTAAGGACAAGAGAGTGGGCACCAAAGGGCTCG ACTTCTCGGATCGCATCAGCAAAGCCAAGCGGACGGGCTACGAGTCGGGGGAGTTTGAGATT CTAGGGGAAGGCATTGGTGTGAAAGAGACGCCCCGGCAGAAGTACCAGCGGCTGCTCCATGAGGTTCACGAGCTGAGCACAGAGGTGGAGAAGATACAG AGCACCGCGAAGGAGTCGGCGGCGGAGGAGAAGCTGAGCCCCGTGGCGCTTGCCAAGCAGGTGGTGGCGCTGAAGCAGCAGCTGGTCTCCACGCACTTGGAGAAACTCCTGGGGCCGGACGCAGCCATCAACCTGACGGACCCCGACGGAGCCCTCGCCAA GCGCCTGCTCATTCAGCTGGAAGCGGCTAAGAGCGCCAGGGGCACCCCCGGGGCAGGGAAGAGCCCCTCGAAGGCCCCTGCGCCCGCGGGGAATATGGTGACCTACGAGCTGCACTCGAGACCTGAACAAGACAAATTCTCTCAGGCTGCAAAG CTGGCGGAGCTGGAGAAGCGGCTGAGCGAGCTGGAAGGCACGGTGTGTTGCGAGCAGGACAGCCAG aaTCCCCTGGCggttgggctgcagggagccagcctCATG GAAACGGTGGAGATCCTGCAGGCCAAAGTCAGCACCTTGGACGTGGCTGTGCTGGACCAGGTGGAGGCGAGGCTGCAG AGCGTCCTGGGGAAGGTGAATGAAATCGCCAAGCACAAGGTGGCCGTGGAGGACGCAGACACCCAGAGCAAG GTGCATCAGCTCTATGAGGTTGTGCAGCGCTGGAGCCCCATGGCCACCACCCTGCCCGCGCTGGTGCAGAGACTGGCCACCGTCAAGCAGCTGCATGAGCAAG CCATGCAGTTTGGGCAGCTCCTGACCCACCTGGACACCACCCAGCAGATGATCGCCAACGCCCTGAAGGACAACGCCACGCTGCTGACACAG GTCCAGAAGACCATGAAGGAGAACCTGGTGGCCGTGGAGGAGAACTTCGCCAGCATGGACGGGCGGGTGAAGCAGCTGTCCCAGTGA